DNA from Bradyrhizobium japonicum USDA 6:
GGGCAGGATCTGGTTGAGGCTGTCGCCGGTGTTGTGCTGGCTGCCGTCGGGATCGCGCGACCAGAACACCAGCACGAAGGGCTTGTTGCGCGCCTTGAACATCGGCAGCAGCACCTTGGTGGCGACGTCTGCGAAATAGGCCTGCTGCGCGATATTGGCGACCGTGGTGCCGGGCGTCTTGGCATCGCCCGCCTTGGAATTGTCGCCGCGCGGGGGCGGGGCGAGGGGCAGGCCGGCCTTGGTCAGCGCCGCCTTCACGTCGTCCGACAACGCCACGCCGTTCTTGCCGCCGGTGGCATCGTCGAACACGACCGAATGCAGGCCCGGTTTTTCGGGCTTGTCGGTGTGGTCGAACTGATAGGTCGGACCGTGCTTGCCCAGCGCCGCGGTGCTGTATCCCTTGTCGCGGGCCATCTTCAAAATGGTCTCTTCGTTGAGATAGTCGCCCTTGAAATGCTCGTCGATGTCGCCGAGTACGGCGTCGTTCTCGATGAAGGGGACGACGGTGTCGCCGGCGGGAACGGACGTGTAGTTGGTCCAGATCGTGTTGGAGAACACGCCGGTGTCGCCGAGATAATGGCCGGTCGACATCGCCGAGCCGTTGGCCATGGTGAAGGTCGGGAAGAGCGAATGCGGGTTCTTGAAATTGACGCCCTTGTCGCGGACCTCGGCCATCGCCGGCGCGGTCTCCGGCGTCACCTTCAGCGCGCGCAGACCGTCGGGGATGAAGAGGATCAGGTTGCGGGGCGTGTTGTTCTGGGCGGAGGCAAGTCCGGTGGACAAGACTGTCAGTCCGGCGGACAGCAACACCAGTGAACGGCGCATCGAAATCTCCTGCGGTGAGGCGGCAATGGCCGCGACCGCGGCCCCCGGCCATCGTTTAGTTTTGCTGTATGACAGTTTTGTTACAAGGGGGCGAGGCATGCAAGAGGGCTGGGGAGGGGGCTCGTTCTCACGGACAAGTCATTGCCGAGCGCATCAAAACGGAATTCACCCCCTCTCGTTTCCCGGACGCGCTGCAGTTTCTTACGCCGCTGCGCAGAGCCGGGACCCAGGAGGCCGCACCGGTTCGCCACAACATGGGCCCCGGCTCGGCAGCGCATCACTTCGTGCTGCGCAGCGTCCGGGGCACGAGAGTGAGTTTGTGGCGCGCACCTGCATCAACATCGTCATTGCGAGCGCAGCGAAGCAATCCAGAATCCCACCGCAGAAACACTCTGGATTGCTTCGCTGTGCTCGCAATGACGGAAGTTGGGGCAAGTATCGCATAAGGACATCCGCTGGTCAGCCTGAGGCGGTCTGACCCCTGCCGCGGTAGCGCAGCGCCTCCACCAGCAGTGAAAACGCCGGCGAGGATTGGCGGCGGCTCGGATAATAGAGGTGGTAACCGGAGAAGGGCGGGCACCAGTCGGCGAGCACGCGGACGAGCTGTCCGCTCACCAGATAGGGCTGCACCTGGGTCTCTGTGATGTAGGCGAGGCCGAAGCCGCGCAGCGCGGCACTCAGCAATGCGCCGGCGCCGTTGAAGACGAGCTGTCCCTCGACACGAACGTTGAGGTCGCGGCCGTTCTTCTCGAACTCCCAGGCATAGAGCCCGCCATGCGTGGGCAGGCGCAGGTTGAGGCAGTTGTGCTCGGTCAGGTCCTGCGGGGTGCGGGGCTTCTTGCGCCCTGCGAAATAGGACGGCGCGCCGATCACAGCCATGCGCATATCGGGACCGACGCGGACCGCGATCATGTCCTTGGCGACGAGACCGCCCGGCCGGATGCCGGCGTCATATTGCTCGGCGACGATGTTGGACAGGCCATAGTCGATGATCACCTCGACCTTGATATCGGGATAGTTAGGCAGGATCTTTTCCAGTGCCGGCAGCAGGACGGCATCGGCCGCGTTCTCGGTTGCGGTGATCCGGATGGTGCCCGCGGGCTTCTCGCGGAATTCACCGAGTGCGGCGAGCTCGACGTCCATCTCCTCGAATTTCGGAGCAATCGACCGGAACAGCTTCTCACCGGCCTGGGTCGGGGCGACGTTGCGCGTGGTGCGGCTCAACAGCCGCACGCCGAGCCGCTCCTCCAGGGCACGCACGATCTGGCTGAGCGCGGATTGCGACATGCCGAGCTTGATAGCAGCCCGCGTAAAACTGCGTTCTCTCGCGACCGCGAGGAAGGCGAGGAGGTCACTGGCGTTGTCGCGGTCCATTCATTAGCCCAGGCGATAAATCTATTCAGGTTTTATCATCTAATCACTTGGCCGGAAACGGCCTAGCTTCAGCCGACAGCAAATCACCGGAATGGACCTCCCGTCCGCGAACGACGGAGGGATCGTCGCTGCGCGCATTGAAGAAGGTTGAACGTCATGAACGAGGGTATCTCAGGCAAGGTCGTCGTCATTACCGGCGCCAGCAGCGGTCTCGGCGAGGCTGCCGCGCGGCTGCTTGCATCACAGGGTGCGGCGGTCGTGCTCGGTGCGCGGCGCGCCGATCGCCTTGCCTCGCTCGTGAACGAGATCACGGCGAGCGGCGGCAAGGCGCTGGCCGTCACGACCGACGTTGCCGACCGCGCGCAGGTGAAGGCCCTGGTGGACGCGGGTGTGAAGGCCCACGGCCGCATCGACGTGATGCTCAACAATGCCGGCCTGATGCCGCAGTCGCTGCTCGAACGGTTGAAGGTCGATGAGTGGGACCGCATGATCGACGTCAACATCAAGGGCGTGCTCTACGGCATCGCGGCGGCGCTGCCGCACATGACCGCGCAGAAGGCAGGTCATATCATCAACGTCTCCTCTGTTGCCGGCCACAGGGTGGGACCGGGCTCGACCGTCTATGCTGCGACGAAATTCGCGGTGCGGGCGCTCTCCGAAGGGCTGCGCCAGGAGGTGAAACCCTACAACATCCGCAGCACCGTGATCTCGCCCGGCGCGGTCGCGACCGAACTGCCCGACAGCGTCACCGACCGCGACGCGGCCTCCCGCATCCAGCAATTCTATGCGCAGGTCGCGATCCCCGCGTCCTCGTTCGCGCGCGCCGTCGCCTTCGCGATCAGCCAGCCCGAGGATGTCGACATCAACGAGATCCTGTTCCGCCCGACGCGCCAGGACTATTGAGCGAGGCGCGCCATGTTTCCCGTGAGACGAATGACCATCACCATCGCTGCGCTCGGCCTGATCGCCGCTGCGCCGGCGAGGAGCGAGCAGGGAACCGAAGGAGCCAAACCGATGTCTGACAGCATCAGGGACGTCGCCCCCGCGCTGGAAAAATACCGCGAGACCGTCGTGCTCGGCGATCTCTGGAAGCGTCCGCAGTTGAGCGCGCGCGATCGCAGCATCGTCACGCTGGCGGCGTTGATCGCGCGCAACCAGACCGTCGAGCTCGCCTATTACCTGAACCTGGCGCTCGACAGCGGCGCCAAGCCCGCCGAGATCTCCGAGATCGTCACGCATCTGGCTTTCTACACGGGATGGGCGAATGCGATGTCGGCAGTCTCGGTTGCGAAGGATGTCTTTGCGGCCCGAAAGATCGCGTCGGACCAGTTGGCGGCAGTCTCGCCTGCGCTGTCGCCGCTCAACGAGGCCGCGGAATCCGAGCGGGCCACGCGCGTGGGCCAGCAATTCGGCAACGTCGCGCCCGGCCTCGTGCAGTACACGACCGATGTATTGTTCCGCGATCTCTGGCTGCGTCCGGGCCTCGCGCCGCGCGACCGCAGCCTCGTTACGGTCAGCGCGTTGGTCGCAACCGGACAGGTCGCGCAGATCACCTATCATCTGAACCGGGCGATGGATAACGGGCTGACACAGGAGCAGGCCGGCGAGGTCGTCACGCAGCTTGGGTTCTATGTTGGCTGGCCCAACGCGTTCTCGGCAGTGTCGGTGTTCAAGGACGTATTCGAGAAGCGGCCGAAGCCGTGAGCCAGCTATCGCGACGGAGCGTGCTTGTTGCGGCGCTGCTTGCGAGCGCGTCTGCGAGGCTGGCAGCAGCCAAGGAGACCGACATGGACATCAAGCGCAATGGTTCGCAGCCCTCCCGCAAGGGGCCTGCGGAATGGTTTTCGGGGTCGGTGCGTATCGACCCGTTGTTCCAGGTGCCCGAACCCGGACGCGTCGGTGCCGGGCAGGTGACCTTCGAGCCCGGCGCGCGCACCGCCTGGCACACTCACCCGCTTGGCCAGACGCTGATCATCACGTCGGGTCTTGGCTGGGTGCAGCGCGAGGGCGGCCCGATTGAGGAGGTCAGGCCCGGCGACGTCGTGTGGTTTCCACCTGATCTGAAGCACTGGCATGGTGCGACGCCTGCGACCGGGATGACGCACATCGCTATCCAGGAATCGGTTGGCGGCAAGACTGTCGACTGGCTCGAGCATGTCACCGATGCCCAATACAGGGCGTGAGCATCATGACGTTCTGGCCAATTGACGAGCTGCGCCGTATCGCGGATGCGGACGACCTGCACGTTGCGCCGTTCCGCGAGGACGGCGCAACGCCGGGCACGCCGACCTGGATCTGGTCGGTCGCGGTCGACGATGCGCTCTATGCGCGCCCGTATAACGGGCGGAACTCGAGCTGGTACCAGGCCGCGGTGCGGCAGAAGGCGGGACGGATCGTCGCGGCAGGCATGATGAAGGACGTCACCTTTGCGCCGGTCGAGGGGGCGATCAACCATCGCATCGACGAGGCCTACCGGGCGAAATACGCCAAATGCGCCTATCTCCAGCCGATGATCGGGGCGCGCATGCACGGCGTCACGATCCGGATATTGCCGCGCTGACCGATTTCGGGACAGCGGCAATCGGCCGCCGCACCGCTGTAATTCCGTGCCTTAACCAACAATTAATTATACGTTTGCGGGCGGGTGACGGCCCGGCCTAGCGTGCGGTGGGGAGCCGCCGAAGCCAAACGAGTTGGTGCGTATCATGATGTCCAGATCATATGGGGCGCTCTTCGCCTCGCTCAGCGCAGCCGCGCTGCTCCTTTCTTCCAATGACGGTTTTGCCAGGCCCGGCGCCACCGCCACCGCCGCGCACGGGATGGCCGCGCCTTCCGGCGCGATCGCGCGTCCGCAGATCGCTCCTGGCGCCCGGTTCCGCGGCCGCAACACGCCCTGGGTCTACTGGCCGGGCGGCGGCGGGTTCTTCTACGACAACGGAGGCTATAGCCAGCCTTTCGTCGATGCCGGGCAGCCGACCTCCACCGACGTGCGTTACACCTATACGTACGACGTTCCCTGGGACTGGACCCATCGGTTCCCGCCGAACGTGGTGCCGTCCGACCGGCCCTATGTGCCGAGCTGCCCGACGGAGCAGGTGACGGTGCCCGGCCGCGGCGGCGGCGAGCACACGGTCAACATCATGCGCTGCTACTGAGCGGCTCGGTCCGCTCAACTAGCCCAGCTCAAAGCTGGTCACGCCGAATACGCGGTCGATCCGCAGCGGCGGGATCGGCCCTGTGTACATCCGCGTCGTCTCGAACACCGGCTTGAGCCCGAGCGATTCCGCGAGCGCGATGGCCTCGCGATTGATGGCGGGGACGTCGAGGAAGACCTCGCCGCCGCCTACGCTCGCGAGCAGGGCCTGCACGATCGCGTCCGCCGCTCCGCGGTCGTCGGCGACGAGCGGGCCGATCTTGTGGCCGGTCCGGCAGGGCCGGATCACCCCCCATGCCGCGAGCTTGCCGTCGCGCAGCAGCGCGCCGCCGAGATGGCCCGATGTGTTGATCCAGGCGCGCAGGAAGGCGCTACGCGCGGCTGGGAAGACGGTCGCGTCGTCGGCTTCGACGAGCGCGAACGGGATATTGTCGAGCGCGACGATTTCGGCGGGCGGATTCGGCGGCGCGGCGACGATGCCGCCGTACCGGATATTGGCGTAGGCAAGCTGGAAGCCGGACTTCCTGTAATTGTCCTGCTGCGCGACGACGCCATCGAGCCCGATCACGCGGGCGCCCGCATGCGCGATCGCCGTGTTCCAGATCCGCAGGCCGTGGCCCGCGCCGCGAAAGCCTGAGCGCACGATGTAGAAGCCGAGGAAGGCGAAGCGATCGTCGTAATTGACGCAGGAGACGGTCGCGACCGGCTGGCCGTCGATCTCGCCGACGAAGAAGCCTTTCGCGTCCGGGATCGCGAAACAGGCGGCGTCGCCGAGGCCCGGATTCCAGCCCTCGGCCGCGGCCCAGTCGACGGCGATGGCGATCTCCTCGGGGCGCAAATTGCGGATCTGCAGATCGCTCATGACGGATGCCTTGACGGATGCCTTGGGCGGTGGACCTGGCGGCAGGTCCGGCGGTAGAAGGCCTCATGATAGGCCGGGCCCGGGGCTCGCCTCAACACAGGGATGATCGGTCATGGCAGCAGAGAAGGTCGCACTTGTCACCGCCGGCGGCAGCGGCATGGGGGCAGGGGCTGCGCGGCGGCTCGCGGCCGACGGCTTTCGCGTCGCGATCCTGTCGTCCTCGGGCAAGGGCGAGGCGCTGGCAGTCGAGCTCGGCGGCCTCGGCGTCACCGGCTCCAACAAGTCGAACGATGATCTGAAGCGGCTCGTCGACGGGGCGATGGCCAAATGGGGACGCATCGACGTGCTCGTCAACAGCGCCGGCCACGGGCCGCGAGCGGCGATCACGGAGATTACCGACGAGCAGTGGCACACCGGCCTCGACACGTATCTCCTCAACGTGATCCGGCCGACCCGGCTGGTGACGCCGGTGATGCAGGCGCAGAAGAGCGGCGCCATCATCAACATCTCGACCGCCTGGGCATTCGAGCCGAGCGCGATGTTTCCGACCTCTGCGGTCTTCCGCGCAGGCCTTGCCGCCTTCACGAAGATCTTCACCGACACCCATGCCGCCGACAACATCCGCATGAACAACGTTCTGCCGGGCTGGATCGACAGCCTGCCGCAGCTGGACGCGCGCCGCGACAGCGTGCCGATGAAGCGCTACGGCAAGGTCGAGGAGGTCGCGGCGACGGTGTCGTTCCTGGCGTCCGAGGGTGCCGCCTACATCACCGGCCAGAATATCCGTGTCGACGGCGGACTGACGCGCTCGGTGTGAGTCGGCGCGCGGCTTCGCTCCGCCATTCTGATGCACTTGTCGTAACGCGACGCGCGGCCTGCGCGGTGCGCCGCTGCGGCGGGGCGGCGCGTGGCGTTTGGGTCACACTCGCCACTGGCCTTGCGCGATAAGTCACTGACTACGTCACAGTCCATACGAACTGCGCCGCAGGCCGAGACGAACGGACGTCCTCCGCCTATTCCCAAACTGCGCGGGATGGCTCCCACCAGCGCGCATCGAAAACGCGAGATCAAGCGCGTGGGGGAATGGAGATTGGAATGAAGAAGCTTTTGCTGGCGGTCGCGTCGATTGTGCTCGGCACCGCATCCGCGCAGGCGGCCGACCTCGCGGCGCAATACACCAAGGCGCCGATCATGGCGCCGGCCTATAACTGGACGGGCTTTTACGTCGGCGGCAATGTCGGCGGGCAGTGGGGCGACTCTGACCTGAACACCTCGACGGTGTTCTCTCCGACCGGCTATTTTGCGGCGAGCAGCGTCCCCGCCATCAACACGGTCGGCGCCCAGGGCGTCAACAGCTCCAGCGTGACCGGCGGCTTTACCGCGGGCTACAACTGGCAGGTCAACCACGCCGTGCTCGGCCTCGAAGGTGACATCAACTATTTCGGTTTCAAGGGCAGCGCGACGGGCTCGGCGCTCTATCCCTGCTGCGCCCCGACAGGCTTTACCGTGTCGTCGTCGGTCTCGGCCGATTGGCTCGCCACCATCCGTGGTCGCATCGGCTTCCTCGCGGCTCCGACCTGGCTGCTATACGCGACGGGCGGCGCGGCGATCTCCGAGGTGAAGGGCAATTTCAACTTCACCGACACGTTCTCGGCCGCGACCGAGTCCGCCACGATCCGCGACACGCGGCTCGGCTGGACCGCGGGCGTCGGCACCGAATACGCCTTCGGCGGCGGCTGGTCGCTCAAGGCCGAATATCTCTACGTCGATCTCGGCCGCGCCAGCGCGACCAGCACCAATCTGGTCGGCTTTGCCGGAACGACGCCATTTCCAAGCAACGTCTACACCCACTCGGTCGATCTCAAGTCGAACATCGTGCGCGTCGGCGTGAACTACAAGTTCGGCGGACCGGTCGTCGCCAGGTACTGAGCATCCCGTTCCTGATCTGGCGCGGAAAGCCCCGGCTCTGCCGGGGCTTTCTGTTGCGAGGGACGGTTCAGTGCGAGGCGACGAGTTTCGCCAGCGCGGGCAGGATCTTGTAGCGAACGATCTCGTGCGGGTATTCGCCCCGATTGGCGAGCAGGACGAAGCCGATCTGCCTGATCGGGACGAGGCCGAGATAGCCGGAGGCATTGTTGAGACCGCCGGGCTTGTCGACGATGGTGGCGTCGGGGAGGTGGACCGTCTCCCAGGCCATGCCTTGTCCGAATTTGTCGTCGACGCGGAAGATCTCGCGCTGCGTCATCCGCAGCGCCTCGCGCAAATGCGGATCGACCGAGCGGCCGTCGACGCAGGCCGCAACGAAGGTCGCGAGATCCCGCGCGGACGAAAACATCTGGCCGGCGCCGGGAAAGTCGAAATAGCTCTGCTGGTTGCCGGGTGGGCCGATCGCCATGCCCTGATCCGAATAGCCTTGCACGACGCGCTGCATCCACGCCGCGTCCATGACGGCGCGGTTGTCCTCGCCGCGCTCCGGCAGGGAGGTCGCATTCATGCCGATCGGCCCAAGGATGCGCTGTTCGAACAGGGTTGCGATCGGAGCGTCGTAGCAGCGCTCGAGCACGAGCTGAAGCAGCACGTAACAGGCATGGCTGTAGACACGCTGCTTGCCGGGCGCCTCGCCGGCCTGCGGCTCGAAGGCGTTGAACATGTCGATGAACCGCGCCCGCGAGAACGAGTCGTTCGGCCAGGGTGGATGGTCGGTCGGCAGCAGCATGCCCGACGTGTGCGTGGCGAGCTGGCCGACGGTGACGCGGCGGACATAGTCTCCGGTGAGCTCGGGCAGATATTTCGGCAGGCGGTCGTCGAGCCGCAATTCACCCCGGAGCGAGCCCAGCGCCACCAGCGTCGCCTCGAACGGCTTGCGCAGCGAACCAAGGTTGAACAGCGTATCCGGCGTGACCGGTCGTCGCGTGGCGTCATCGGCGAAGCCGTAGTTGAAGAACTCGACATGGCGGCCGGCATAGAGCGCGGCGGCAAGGCCGCCCGGCTGGTCCGGCGTCATGGTCGGCGCCAGCTCGTTGGCGACGATGTCGCGCATCTGCGCGATCATGTCGGAATCCGCGGATGCGCGGCGCGGCCAAGCCAGCGCGAGGGGAACGAGCGCAGCCCGGGTGAACGCCCGCCGGGTGAGGTGTGATGAGGTGACAACAGACGGCACGGCTCTGACGCATGATGCGATGCGCCCCCTCTCTCTTCTAACGGGGAGGGCCGGCTGCCCCAATTCACGATTGCGCGTTGTGGGCTCCTTCGGCGGGGGCTTGCGGAAAAATACTTAGCTTATGGGCTAACAATTATTGACGGCGGGCGGTGGCGAGTCTATAGTTAGCTTCATGGCTAACCAATTATCCCAGCTCGACCAGATCTTCGCAGCCCTCGCTGATCCCACAAGGCGCGCGATCGTGATGCGGCTCTGTGCCGGCGAGGCGTCGGTCGGCGAGCTCGCCGATCCGTTCGAGATGGCGCTGCCGAGCTTCATGAAACACATCCATGTGCTGGAGACGAGCGGGCTCGTTCAGTCGGAGAAATCCGGCCGCGTGCGCACCTGCCGTCTCAGTCCGGACGCGCTCGTCGGCGCGGAGGACTGGTTCCAGCAGCAGCGCGCGATCTGGGAGGCGCGGCTCGACCGGTTCGAGGCTTACGTCTTGCAACTGAAGAAAGAGAAGGAGAGGGCGTCCGCCAAGCGGCCGTCCCGCACAACCAAACGGAAAGGTTCTGAGTGATGACGAATTCTGCCAATCCCGCTCTGTCGCAATGGTCGATGGACCGCGAGATCGTGATGTCGCGCGTGATCGACGCGCCGCGCGATCTGGTGTTCGAGGCGTGGTCCGATCCAAAACATCTCCCGCAATGGTTCGGGCCGAAGGGCTTCAAGCTCGAGACCTTCGAGATCGACGTGCGCGTCGGCGGCGTCTGGCGCTTCAACATGATCGGTCCCGACGGCACCGTCTATCCGAACCGCATGCGCTTCCGCCGCATCGAGCGGCCGTCGCTGATGGAGATGGACCACGGCGTCGACCAGGACGACGATCCCGGCATGTTCCGCTTCACCATCACCCTTGCCGAGCAGAGCAACGGCAAGACCGTGCTGATGATGCGGCAACTGGCCTCGAGCACCGAGCAGCGCGACGGCATGATCGGCTTCGGTGCCGTCGAATACGGCTACCAGACGCTGGACAAGCTCGCGGCGTATGTTGGTGGGATGAAGAAATAAAGTCCCCGCGTTATTCCGGGGGCCTCGAAGAGGCGCCCCGGAATAAACTCGGAAACATGTGGGGAGAGCCGTCGCCTTCGCGAATATGACAGCGCGCAGGTCAATTATGACAGCGCCATAACGTAGATTTTTGTCGCGTCGCGCCGCCGATTTATGACAGAATTGCTACCGCTTGATGTCATATCGATTACGGCGGAGCGATTCATGTTGCAGTGGCCGGCGCGGTCAAATCCCCTCGCGTGGTGGTGGGGCTCCCTGACGCTTGTAAGCAGTGCCAACATCCTCGTCTGGTTCATGCTGTACCGCGAGTTCTATCCGACGGTTGCCGGCAGCGCCGGCGGCGGTTCGGATATCGGGCTGATGTTCCTGCTCTGCGCCGGCTATGTGTTCGGCTGCGCGTTCCGATCGTTCCTGCCGCGCGCCGACGTGCAGCGCATCTGCCTGTTCGACACCTGGCTCTCCAGCGTCTTCGTCGGCCGCACCGTCGCGACCGTGGCCGAGCTGTGCTTCGTGGCGCAATGGGCGATCATCCTGCATCAGCTGGGTCACATGACGGGGGCGGAGACCGCGGTGAACATCGCGCTGGTGATCGTGCCCATCATCATCATCGCGGAGTGCTTCTCCTGGTACGCGGTCGTCACGACGAATTTCCTCTACAACGCGATCGAGAATTCGCTGTGGGCGGTGACGTTTTTCCTCGCCGGCATCGCGCTGTGCCGCCTCATGCCGGAATTCCAGGGACCGGTGCGCTGGGCGCTGATCGCCGGCATCATCGGCATCGCCTGCTTCCTCGCCTTCCTCGTCACCGTCGACGTGCCGATGTATCTCAGCCGCTGGCGGGCAGGGCATGAAGAGGGCAACAGGCTCCTCGGCTTCCTCGAAGGCCTGCACGACGTTGCGACGCGCTGGGTGGTGACCCACGACATCGCGCACTGGAAGGGCGAGCTGACCTGGATGTTCCTGTATTTCACCGCCGCGGTGTGGTCGAGCCTCGCGCTCTGCGCGCTCTACGCCATGGAAGGCTATCTCACGCGTTATCTCGCCTGATTCGATTACCTGCCGACCAGGCTGCACTTGCTGCGGTCGAGCGGGCGGAAGGCCTGGTCGGGCGGGATGGTCGCGACCAGCTTGACGAAGTCCCACGGGCCCTTCGATTCCTCGGGCGTCTTGACCTGCACCAGATAGAGATCGTGCACCATGCGCTGGTCCTCGCGGATGCGACCGTTCGGCGTATACGCATCCGACACCGGCGTCGCCTTCATCTTGGCCATCACGGCTGCGCTGTCGTCCGTATCGCTGTCCTTGACGGCTTGCAGATAGTGACGCACGGCGGAATAGACGCCGGCCTGGATCTGTGACGGCATCGCCTTGCGGCGGGCATAGAACGCGTCCGAGAATTTCCGGGCGGCCGGCGAGACGTCCTCGAAGAACGAGGTGACGATGAGATCGCCGCGCGTCGCCTTCAGGCCGACCGCCTCGATGTCGACGTTCTGGAACGACATCGGCACGATCTTCATGCCCTGGTCTGCGAGCCCGAATTCCTCCGCCTGCTTGATCGCGGTGGCGTTGTCGCCGGCGACGTTGATCGCGAGGATTTTTGCGCCGGACGACTGGGCCTGAAGCAGGAACGACGAGTAGTCGGGCGTGCCGAGCTGGGCCTTCACGCTGCCGGCAACCTTGCCGCCGAGCACGGCGATGCGATCGCGCGCGGTCGCCTCGATCGAATGGCCGAAAGCATAGTCGCCGGTGATGAAGAACCACGGCTCCTTGCTGGTCTGCATGATGCCGGAGACTACGGCGGTCGCAGTGGAGTAGGCGTCCTGGGTCCATTGCACGCTGGTCGGTGCGCAGGCCTCGTCGGTGAGCTGGTTGGCGCCGGCGCCGGAGACCAGGAAGATCTTTCCGTTGCCGCGCACCAACTCCTGCACCGCGAGCGCCGCGCCGGAACTGCCGCCGTCTGCGATCGCCTGCACACCGTCGCTGAACCATTTGCGGGCGAGCGAGGCCGCAAGGTCCGGCTTGTTCTGGTGATCGGCCTGCAGGATCTCGATCGGCTTGCCGTTGATCTTGCCGCCGAACTCCTCCGCCGCCATCCGCGCCGCCTCGACCGAGCCCGGGCCCATGGCGGTCGCGAAAATGCCGTTCATGTCGGTGAGTACGCCGATGCGGATGGCGTCGCCCTTGATCTCGGCGCGCGCGGTGGAGCCTGCGAGCGCCAGCGCAATGAGCAGAGTGGCGGCGGATGTCGTGCGAAGGGGGACCATGGCGTTTCCTGATGTTGTTATGTTTGATTGATCGGCATCGGCGGTCAGGCCGGTTCGGCGATGACCTCGTTGCGCAAGGTGCCGATGCCGGAGATCTCGATCTCGACGGTGTCGCCGGGGCGCATCCACAGCGGCGGCGTGCGCTTGGCGCCGACGCCGCCCGGCGTGCCCGTCACTATGACGTCGCCGGGGACGAGCGGACAGATCGTCGAGATGTAGGCGATCAGCTCGGGGATGGCTGTGATCAGGAGATCCGTGGTGGTGTCCTGCACCACAGTGCCGTTCAGCCGCGTCTGCAGGGTGAGCTTGGACGGATCAGGAATCTCGTCCGCCGTCACCAGCCACGGACCAAAGCTGCCGCTCTCGGCAAAGGTCTTGCCGGAGAGGAACTGGCTGGTGTGGCGTTGCCAGTCGCGGATGCTGCCTTCGTTGTAGCAGGAATAGCCGGCGATATGATCGAGCGCGCGGCCTGCGGGGATATGCCGGCCTGCCTTGCCGATGACGAGCGCGAGCTCGCCCTCATAGTCGAAATCGTCGCTCACTTTCGGCTTCACGATGGGCTGGAGATGGCCGACCTGGCTGCTGGGGAAGCGGACGAACAGCGCCGGCTTCTCGGTGACGGTACGCCCCGTTTCGGCGACATGATCGTGATAATTGAGGCCGACGCAGATGATCTTGCCGGGATCGGGGATCACGGGAGCGAAGGCAATGCTGCCGAGCGGATGATCCGGCGCGGTGGATGCCACTAGCTTTGCCGCCTCGGCGACGCGGCCGGCTTCGAGCAACTGTCGCAGCGTGGTGCAGGGCGTCATGCGGGTACCGAGATCGACGACGCCATCGTCCTTGACGGCCCCGAAGGAGGTGCGGCCATTGGCGACGAAAGAGAGCAGCTTCATGGGATGTCCTTGAGAGGTTCGGTCAGGCCGCGGACGGCACGTGGGTTGGAGGCGTGATGGCGGCGATGAGCCGGCCGAGTTCGATCTCGTTGCGGGCGGTACCGCGAATGTAGCGGTCGGGGCGAACGAGCGCGGC
Protein-coding regions in this window:
- a CDS encoding LysR family transcriptional regulator, translating into MDRDNASDLLAFLAVARERSFTRAAIKLGMSQSALSQIVRALEERLGVRLLSRTTRNVAPTQAGEKLFRSIAPKFEEMDVELAALGEFREKPAGTIRITATENAADAVLLPALEKILPNYPDIKVEVIIDYGLSNIVAEQYDAGIRPGGLVAKDMIAVRVGPDMRMAVIGAPSYFAGRKKPRTPQDLTEHNCLNLRLPTHGGLYAWEFEKNGRDLNVRVEGQLVFNGAGALLSAALRGFGLAYITETQVQPYLVSGQLVRVLADWCPPFSGYHLYYPSRRQSSPAFSLLVEALRYRGRGQTASG
- a CDS encoding SDR family oxidoreductase, giving the protein MNEGISGKVVVITGASSGLGEAAARLLASQGAAVVLGARRADRLASLVNEITASGGKALAVTTDVADRAQVKALVDAGVKAHGRIDVMLNNAGLMPQSLLERLKVDEWDRMIDVNIKGVLYGIAAALPHMTAQKAGHIINVSSVAGHRVGPGSTVYAATKFAVRALSEGLRQEVKPYNIRSTVISPGAVATELPDSVTDRDAASRIQQFYAQVAIPASSFARAVAFAISQPEDVDINEILFRPTRQDY
- a CDS encoding carboxymuconolactone decarboxylase family protein; amino-acid sequence: MFPVRRMTITIAALGLIAAAPARSEQGTEGAKPMSDSIRDVAPALEKYRETVVLGDLWKRPQLSARDRSIVTLAALIARNQTVELAYYLNLALDSGAKPAEISEIVTHLAFYTGWANAMSAVSVAKDVFAARKIASDQLAAVSPALSPLNEAAESERATRVGQQFGNVAPGLVQYTTDVLFRDLWLRPGLAPRDRSLVTVSALVATGQVAQITYHLNRAMDNGLTQEQAGEVVTQLGFYVGWPNAFSAVSVFKDVFEKRPKP
- a CDS encoding (R)-mandelonitrile lyase, translating into MDIKRNGSQPSRKGPAEWFSGSVRIDPLFQVPEPGRVGAGQVTFEPGARTAWHTHPLGQTLIITSGLGWVQREGGPIEEVRPGDVVWFPPDLKHWHGATPATGMTHIAIQESVGGKTVDWLEHVTDAQYRA
- a CDS encoding DUF2255 family protein produces the protein MTFWPIDELRRIADADDLHVAPFREDGATPGTPTWIWSVAVDDALYARPYNGRNSSWYQAAVRQKAGRIVAAGMMKDVTFAPVEGAINHRIDEAYRAKYAKCAYLQPMIGARMHGVTIRILPR
- a CDS encoding GNAT family N-acetyltransferase, coding for MSDLQIRNLRPEEIAIAVDWAAAEGWNPGLGDAACFAIPDAKGFFVGEIDGQPVATVSCVNYDDRFAFLGFYIVRSGFRGAGHGLRIWNTAIAHAGARVIGLDGVVAQQDNYRKSGFQLAYANIRYGGIVAAPPNPPAEIVALDNIPFALVEADDATVFPAARSAFLRAWINTSGHLGGALLRDGKLAAWGVIRPCRTGHKIGPLVADDRGAADAIVQALLASVGGGEVFLDVPAINREAIALAESLGLKPVFETTRMYTGPIPPLRIDRVFGVTSFELG
- a CDS encoding SDR family oxidoreductase; protein product: MAAEKVALVTAGGSGMGAGAARRLAADGFRVAILSSSGKGEALAVELGGLGVTGSNKSNDDLKRLVDGAMAKWGRIDVLVNSAGHGPRAAITEITDEQWHTGLDTYLLNVIRPTRLVTPVMQAQKSGAIINISTAWAFEPSAMFPTSAVFRAGLAAFTKIFTDTHAADNIRMNNVLPGWIDSLPQLDARRDSVPMKRYGKVEEVAATVSFLASEGAAYITGQNIRVDGGLTRSV
- a CDS encoding outer membrane protein, producing the protein MKKLLLAVASIVLGTASAQAADLAAQYTKAPIMAPAYNWTGFYVGGNVGGQWGDSDLNTSTVFSPTGYFAASSVPAINTVGAQGVNSSSVTGGFTAGYNWQVNHAVLGLEGDINYFGFKGSATGSALYPCCAPTGFTVSSSVSADWLATIRGRIGFLAAPTWLLYATGGAAISEVKGNFNFTDTFSAATESATIRDTRLGWTAGVGTEYAFGGGWSLKAEYLYVDLGRASATSTNLVGFAGTTPFPSNVYTHSVDLKSNIVRVGVNYKFGGPVVARY